From Acaryochloris thomasi RCC1774, a single genomic window includes:
- a CDS encoding GPW/gp25 family protein, whose amino-acid sequence MAYLIGEQPQEHLGTGLAFPLQVNVQGGLQLSSEAQKVKESIWLILRTDLGERLYRPNFGCRLSELAFAPMNTDTLLRIRIYVQEALQTWEPRILLDEVRTDTDSIRGRVNIVINYRLKSHPDPYSFVYPFYLQSEVEED is encoded by the coding sequence ATGGCATATCTCATAGGTGAGCAGCCACAAGAACATCTGGGGACAGGTCTAGCTTTTCCCTTACAGGTCAATGTGCAGGGCGGACTCCAGCTCAGCTCTGAGGCCCAGAAAGTCAAAGAGTCGATCTGGCTGATCTTGCGAACTGATCTAGGAGAGCGTCTGTATCGCCCTAACTTTGGCTGTCGGCTATCAGAATTGGCGTTCGCCCCCATGAATACCGATACGCTGCTGCGAATTCGAATCTATGTGCAAGAGGCACTACAAACCTGGGAGCCTCGGATTCTACTTGATGAGGTGCGCACAGATACCGACTCGATCAGGGGACGGGTCAATATCGTGATCAACTACCGTCTCAAGTCTCATCCTGATCCCTACAGTTTTGTCTATCCGTTCTATTTACAGTCAGAGGTTGAGGAAGACTAA
- a CDS encoding FHA domain-containing protein, with product MGTHRCPEPSCSFFNQVLPHNAKVCPMCGTPLGQAVQTLPETRNSYPQPFSLPTQSADIPVDQPRPQIQLHHASGASFVLIRESGIIGRQNSTSGTRPEIDLTNVPHAGVISRTHAHLFWDAGQSTYMVIDDSRNGSYLNGELLSRGAPHPIHQGDELQLGQDRLICLQIELKQPANQFA from the coding sequence ATGGGAACCCATCGCTGTCCCGAGCCAAGTTGCTCCTTTTTTAATCAGGTACTACCCCACAATGCCAAAGTCTGCCCCATGTGTGGCACCCCCCTCGGGCAGGCTGTCCAAACCCTACCAGAAACAAGAAATTCCTACCCTCAGCCCTTTTCTTTACCGACCCAATCGGCTGACATACCAGTCGATCAGCCTCGCCCGCAAATACAGCTACACCATGCCAGTGGAGCAAGCTTTGTGCTGATTAGAGAATCGGGCATCATCGGTCGACAGAACTCAACAAGTGGGACTCGTCCCGAGATTGATTTAACCAATGTTCCCCATGCAGGGGTCATCTCTCGCACCCATGCTCACCTCTTTTGGGATGCAGGACAAAGCACCTACATGGTGATTGATGACAGTCGTAACGGCAGCTACCTCAATGGAGAACTCCTTTCTCGGGGTGCACCTCATCCCATTCATCAGGGAGATGAACTGCAGTTAGGTCAAGATCGACTGATTTGCCTTCAGATCGAACTGAAGCAACCAGCAAATCAGTTTGCGTAG
- a CDS encoding putative baseplate assembly protein produces MEFDFLPELPSSRLDDRSFDDLVEECLLRIPRYCPEWTDHNLSDPGITLVELFSWLTDQMLMRFNQVPRKNYVAFLELLGIRLQPPASAQARLTFYLSTNLLEDYTIPMGTEVATERTETQEAISFSTDRDLVIGQPQIKHILSAVGDSLQSLNDHTGEWQPQQSSLASNHEFMVFPQQPQPGHSFCLVFEPDALLEGNVLAIHFTGTQGTPTGIDPNHPPRRWEAWDGEAWINVLLQEADDTTNGFSFNEHKVEGRQSEPSGEVTLHLPECWAAQSFAAYRGRWLRCILTEPTAHQPGYSHPPRIRTMGLRAMGGSVQASQSVKVQDEPLGVSNGKPGQSFEIQTAPILERRVGEHLLVSPPGQPPEIWEEVEDFAESGPHDRHYLINSLEGTLQLGPLIREPQSLKRQTQARAYLQQVLPEERAPGQDLDAQMMEHQYGEIPPRGAELMFSYRTGGGKQGNVQARTLNFLKTTIPYVAQVTNHEAAVNGADAESLNQAVLRAPHLLRSHDRAVTAADFEALTLKGSGGAIARSKCLPTSANQPAGSVSICVIPQANTDLIDRGQGIAPETFNLNPALREQVMHYLDERRLLGVQLQLQQPNYVGVSVQAEVTLEPAYQNPVAQAEILHQIQVDLYRYLNPLTGGPERDGWPFGRPVYPSDIMALLQQRIGIQYLGAILLFPIQYNGQTWQRQTTPVPCIDPGPLGLLCSWADIHERTGHSVNVLTPQAVAMRA; encoded by the coding sequence ATGGAATTTGATTTTCTACCCGAACTCCCCAGCTCTCGCCTTGATGACCGGAGCTTTGATGATTTAGTTGAAGAGTGCCTGCTCCGTATTCCCCGCTATTGCCCAGAATGGACCGATCATAATCTCAGTGATCCAGGAATCACACTGGTTGAGCTATTCTCTTGGCTTACCGATCAGATGCTGATGCGGTTTAACCAGGTACCGCGTAAAAACTATGTTGCGTTTCTAGAGCTATTGGGAATTCGTTTGCAGCCCCCGGCCTCGGCCCAGGCTCGCCTCACGTTTTATCTGAGTACGAATTTACTCGAAGACTACACAATTCCAATGGGAACCGAGGTCGCAACAGAGCGAACAGAAACCCAAGAGGCTATTAGCTTCAGCACGGACCGAGATTTGGTGATTGGTCAGCCGCAAATTAAGCATATTTTGTCAGCGGTGGGCGATTCTCTCCAGTCTTTAAACGACCATACGGGGGAGTGGCAACCTCAGCAGAGCAGTCTGGCATCCAATCATGAATTCATGGTGTTCCCACAGCAGCCGCAGCCCGGTCATAGCTTCTGCCTTGTCTTCGAGCCAGACGCACTATTGGAGGGAAATGTGCTGGCGATTCATTTCACTGGAACCCAAGGAACCCCAACGGGCATCGATCCCAATCATCCCCCCCGCCGTTGGGAAGCCTGGGATGGTGAGGCTTGGATAAATGTGCTACTTCAGGAGGCCGATGATACGACCAATGGCTTTAGCTTCAATGAGCATAAGGTCGAAGGCAGGCAGTCAGAACCCAGCGGAGAGGTGACGCTCCATTTGCCAGAGTGCTGGGCTGCTCAGAGCTTTGCGGCTTATCGAGGGCGGTGGCTACGCTGTATCTTGACTGAGCCGACGGCTCATCAGCCGGGATATTCACATCCGCCTCGAATCCGAACAATGGGTCTCCGGGCGATGGGTGGGTCGGTTCAGGCCAGCCAGAGTGTGAAGGTGCAGGATGAACCCTTGGGCGTTAGCAATGGGAAGCCGGGGCAGAGTTTTGAGATCCAGACGGCTCCGATTCTAGAGCGTCGAGTAGGAGAGCATTTACTTGTTTCCCCGCCGGGACAGCCCCCCGAGATCTGGGAAGAGGTGGAGGACTTTGCGGAGTCTGGACCACATGATCGCCACTATCTGATTAATTCATTGGAGGGCACGCTTCAACTGGGGCCGCTGATTCGCGAGCCTCAGTCCCTCAAGCGCCAAACTCAGGCTCGTGCCTACCTGCAGCAGGTTCTCCCCGAAGAAAGAGCGCCCGGTCAAGATCTCGATGCTCAAATGATGGAGCATCAATATGGCGAGATTCCGCCCCGAGGGGCCGAGCTGATGTTCTCTTATCGGACGGGGGGTGGTAAGCAGGGGAATGTGCAGGCACGGACGCTGAATTTTCTGAAGACCACCATTCCCTACGTGGCTCAGGTGACAAACCATGAGGCAGCGGTAAATGGGGCAGATGCTGAGTCCCTGAATCAGGCGGTTTTACGCGCTCCGCATTTGTTGCGATCGCATGATCGGGCCGTAACCGCAGCCGACTTTGAAGCCTTGACCTTAAAAGGAAGCGGGGGTGCGATCGCAAGATCAAAATGCTTACCGACATCAGCAAACCAACCGGCTGGCAGCGTTAGCATCTGTGTTATCCCCCAAGCCAATACCGATCTGATTGATCGGGGGCAGGGCATCGCACCAGAGACCTTCAATCTCAATCCTGCGCTGCGGGAGCAGGTCATGCATTATTTAGACGAGAGACGGTTGCTCGGCGTGCAGCTCCAGCTCCAGCAGCCCAACTACGTGGGCGTTTCTGTACAGGCAGAGGTCACGTTGGAACCAGCCTATCAAAATCCGGTTGCCCAGGCTGAAATCCTGCACCAAATTCAAGTCGATCTGTATCGCTATCTCAATCCATTAACGGGTGGTCCCGAGAGGGACGGCTGGCCCTTCGGTCGCCCAGTTTATCCCTCAGACATTATGGCTCTGCTCCAGCAGAGGATCGGTATTCAGTATCTAGGTGCCATTCTTTTATTCCCTATTCAGTACAACGGACAGACCTGGCAGCGGCAAACAACACCGGTTCCCTGTATTGATCCGGGTCCCCTGGGCTTGCTGTGTTCGTGGGCAGATATCCATGAGCGAACCGGACATAGCGTCAATGTCCTGACGCCCCAAGCTGTTGCCATGAGGGCTTGA